A genomic segment from Sulfitobacter mediterraneus encodes:
- a CDS encoding MAPEG family protein, with the protein MTLSITPIYAALIVLLFLGLSWRVILYRRANRLSLGDTGDKNLLKRMRAQANCAEYAPLALLLMVMSELMGSPAVALHLMGLTLVAGRVLHALGFAATPQKIILRQLGMLLTLLMMAVTALGLLAHAVI; encoded by the coding sequence ATGACCCTGTCCATCACGCCAATTTATGCCGCCCTTATCGTCTTGCTGTTCCTTGGCCTCAGCTGGCGGGTGATCCTGTACCGGCGGGCGAACCGGTTGTCCCTCGGCGATACCGGAGACAAGAACCTGCTCAAACGGATGCGGGCGCAAGCCAATTGCGCGGAATATGCGCCGCTGGCCCTGTTGCTGATGGTGATGAGCGAGTTGATGGGCAGCCCTGCCGTGGCGCTGCATTTGATGGGGCTGACGCTGGTGGCGGGGCGTGTGCTGCATGCGCTTGGCTTTGCCGCCACGCCGCAAAAGATCATCCTGCGGCAGTTGGGGATGCTCTTGACCCTGTTGATGATGGCGGTGACTGCCTTGGGCCTGTTGGCCCATGCGGTGATCTAG
- a CDS encoding MFS transporter, translating into MQKSLLVRFITASGVTNLADGVATVAWAWLASLLTRDPLMIALVPVALRLPWFVCAIPAGIITDRVDRRKLILWMDVLRGLAFVVVALVLWSVAPLVDAPQTGTSYPAVFGMVLLAAMAVGVAEVFRDNAAQTMLPAIVPHEALEKANGRLWSVELVGNALLGPAVGATLIAIAVPLPFALNALAYVMAVVLIWQMAGSFRPESQPDRHWRRELMQAVHFLRSKPLLMALAWITGFWNLLYEMVAIGLILHAQENLNIGAQAYGLILAAGAVGGIFGGWCGDPIIRRFGGKRTAQWMLALSAPAFAGMALAPGPVALGVVLMLFSFTGLVWNTVSVSYRQRAIPDAMLGRVNSLYRLMAWGMMPVGLLLSGVIVRIAEAPLGRDLALTAPFWVGTLGAAALGAMGWRALNRWFPA; encoded by the coding sequence ATGCAAAAGTCACTTCTTGTCCGATTCATTACAGCCAGCGGCGTGACCAACCTTGCAGATGGTGTCGCGACAGTGGCCTGGGCCTGGCTGGCTTCGCTGTTGACCCGCGATCCTTTGATGATTGCCCTTGTCCCTGTGGCCTTGAGGCTGCCGTGGTTTGTTTGCGCCATTCCAGCGGGGATCATCACCGACAGGGTCGACCGCCGCAAACTGATCTTGTGGATGGATGTCCTGCGCGGCTTGGCCTTCGTGGTTGTTGCGCTGGTGCTGTGGTCGGTTGCACCGCTGGTGGATGCGCCGCAGACCGGCACATCTTATCCTGCGGTGTTCGGTATGGTTTTGTTGGCCGCAATGGCGGTGGGCGTCGCGGAGGTGTTCCGCGACAATGCCGCCCAAACGATGCTGCCGGCGATTGTCCCGCATGAGGCTTTGGAAAAGGCCAATGGCCGGTTGTGGAGCGTCGAACTGGTCGGCAATGCGCTATTGGGCCCTGCCGTGGGGGCGACGCTGATCGCGATTGCCGTGCCCTTGCCCTTTGCCCTGAACGCGCTCGCCTATGTGATGGCCGTTGTTCTGATCTGGCAGATGGCAGGAAGCTTCCGCCCAGAGAGCCAGCCCGACCGCCACTGGCGGCGCGAATTGATGCAGGCGGTGCACTTTCTGCGCAGCAAGCCGCTGCTGATGGCGTTGGCATGGATCACCGGCTTCTGGAACCTGCTTTATGAAATGGTCGCCATCGGGCTGATCCTGCACGCACAGGAGAACCTGAACATCGGGGCGCAGGCCTATGGCCTGATCCTCGCGGCAGGGGCGGTGGGCGGCATCTTTGGCGGCTGGTGTGGCGATCCGATCATCCGCCGCTTTGGCGGCAAGCGCACCGCGCAATGGATGCTGGCACTGTCGGCACCGGCCTTTGCCGGCATGGCCCTCGCGCCCGGTCCTGTGGCCTTGGGTGTTGTGCTGATGCTCTTCAGCTTTACCGGTCTGGTCTGGAACACGGTTTCGGTGTCTTACCGGCAACGCGCGATCCCCGATGCGATGTTGGGACGGGTGAACAGCCTGTATCGTTTGATGGCCTGGGGCATGATGCCCGTCGGATTGTTGCTTTCCGGGGTAATTGTCCGCATTGCCGAAGCGCCGCTTGGCCGCGATCTGGCCCTGACCGCGCCGTTCTGGGTCGGCACCTTGGGGGCGGCGGCCTTGGGGGCAATGGGGTGGCGCGCCCTGAACCGCTGGTTCCCTGCCTAG